From the Cucurbita pepo subsp. pepo cultivar mu-cu-16 chromosome LG05, ASM280686v2, whole genome shotgun sequence genome, one window contains:
- the LOC111795819 gene encoding protein LIGHT-DEPENDENT SHORT HYPOCOTYLS 10-like: MSSERGKEYGEGSSSSPPTTTTTPSRYESQKRRDWNTFGQYLKNQRPPVALAQCNFNHVLEFLRYLDQFGKTKVHVQGCMFYGQPEPPAPCTCPLKQAWGSLDALIGRLRAAYEEHGGSPETNPFASASIRVYLREVRECQAKARGIPYKKKKKSNKASNTNTNHDDSTTNTCSSSSSSGMMHFSTP; encoded by the coding sequence ATGTCGAGTGAAAGAGGCAAGGAGTATGGAGAAGGATCGTCGAGCTCGCCAccgacaacaacaacaaccccGAGTCGCTACGAGTCACAAAAGCGGCGAGATTGGAACACGTTTGGGCAATACTTGAAGAATCAAAGACCACCAGTGGCACTAGCACAGTGCAACTTCAACCATGTGTTGGAGTTTCTAAGATATTTGGATCAATTTGGGAAGACAAAGGTTCATGTCCAAGGTTGTATGTTCTATGGACAGCCAGAGCCACCAGCGCCATGCACCTGCCCACTCAAGCAAGCATGGGGCAGCCTTGATGCGCTGATAGGGCGGTTGAGAGCTGCTTATGAAGAACATGGTGGCTCCCCTGAGACCAACCCTTTTGCAAGTGCTTCAATAAGGGTTTATCTAAGAGAAGTAAGGGAGTGTCAAGCCAAAGCAAGAGGGATTCcttataaaaagaagaagaaaagcaaCAAGGCAAGCAATACCAATACAAATCATGATGATTCAACTACTAAtacttgttcttcttcttcttcttctgggaTGATGCACTTTTCAACTCCTTAG